The following proteins are encoded in a genomic region of Triticum dicoccoides isolate Atlit2015 ecotype Zavitan chromosome 1B, WEW_v2.0, whole genome shotgun sequence:
- the LOC119313018 gene encoding uncharacterized protein LOC119313018, which produces MAALRHAAKRLCERALQQRGAQVRSSVVAEGPRRLLLNGASPGRRRMSTSSISGKPTSSAAPHGELELLEMRFNKKKEEMYDLLVAVKSSELYPELSWEDIQTHRLITHLAAQVKPRPHDPIWRRFRGIRRLNDFNTICAPLGYFGLLAYCVATNMKEDGATSKNSEANFVSEPKNDMN; this is translated from the exons ATGGCGGCGCTCCGGCACGCGGCGAAGAGGCTCTGCGAGCGTGCGCTCCAGCAGCGAGGAGCGCAGGTGAGGTCTTCGGTCGTGGCGGAGGGACCTCGGCGGCTCTTGCTAAACGGCGCTTCCCCTGGCCGCCGGCGCATGTCCACCTCCTCCATCAGTGGCAAG CCGACATCTAGTGCAGCGCCTCACGGCGAGCTGGAATTGCTGGAAATGCGATTCAATAAGAAGAAAGAAGAGATGTATGATTTGCTTGTAGCGGTGAAAAGCTCTGAACTTTACCCAGAGTTGTCCTGGGAAGACATCCAAACTCATCGGCTCATCACTCaccttgctgctcaagtgaagcctAGGCCTCATGACCCAATTTG GCGCAGGTTCCGAGGAATAAGAAGACTCAATGATTTTAACACTATATGTGCTCCTCTGGGATATTTTGGTCTGCTCGCCTACTGCGTGGCAACTAACATGAAAGAAGATGGCGCTACAAGCAAGAATAGTGAAGCCAATTTCGTCTCCGAGCCAAAGAACGATATGAACTAG